The following coding sequences are from one Candidatus Methanoperedens sp. window:
- a CDS encoding transposase, which produces MEFNVDRHVKTYWDKFISLTYSNNEEFTDATFKNSVRASKFLEGLDLDPIMPEINKHYTVKEGVETYPRKAMVKTFIWRNIKTIKYFTKEERYLKTHPDEALELGFNIDPDGNVIIPDHETLRHFEKVRMGNKGMDAIMQLFCIKVVDTGNKLDLKIGKCTGTDSTPIKTHNDPDGKYNGYYKKEMMKAQITMDYEHNIPLAKKVCGGTESDDPYLEDMLRMTAVSARMNMEETWFDGGYNSNKNIAFVHVEMGLMSHYHIDKDWRENVKYEHKFNGKTYFYSPEKEINYLYRKNWQDPKYKKDASLEYMMQFLVKKGFHDPVAMYFRNEYMQKYEECPDNILDLYHRRNSNEGINSYLKDHLEVEIHLNGKGMKNIDLHVTECCIVMLAVAFTRLQHGIKENLSSVVYLT; this is translated from the coding sequence TTGGAATTTAATGTAGATAGGCACGTAAAAACCTATTGGGACAAATTTATCAGTCTTACCTATTCAAACAATGAAGAGTTTACAGATGCAACCTTCAAGAATAGTGTTCGAGCATCAAAGTTTCTGGAAGGATTAGATCTTGACCCTATAATGCCTGAAATCAACAAGCATTACACTGTTAAAGAAGGAGTGGAAACATATCCAAGAAAAGCAATGGTAAAGACATTTATCTGGAGAAACATAAAGACAATAAAATATTTTACGAAAGAGGAGAGATACTTAAAAACACATCCTGATGAGGCATTGGAATTGGGTTTCAATATTGATCCGGATGGCAACGTCATTATTCCGGATCATGAAACTTTAAGGCATTTCGAAAAAGTTAGAATGGGTAACAAAGGCATGGATGCGATAATGCAGCTTTTTTGCATAAAAGTTGTAGATACTGGCAACAAATTGGATTTAAAAATTGGAAAATGTACAGGAACAGATAGTACTCCGATCAAGACGCATAACGATCCTGATGGAAAATACAATGGATATTATAAGAAAGAGATGATGAAAGCACAAATAACTATGGATTATGAGCATAATATTCCTCTGGCCAAAAAGGTGTGTGGTGGAACAGAAAGTGATGACCCTTATCTTGAAGACATGCTCCGGATGACCGCAGTATCTGCCAGGATGAACATGGAGGAGACATGGTTTGATGGCGGTTATAATAGTAACAAAAATATTGCGTTTGTTCATGTTGAAATGGGTTTGATGTCACATTATCATATTGACAAGGATTGGAGAGAAAATGTAAAATACGAACATAAATTTAATGGAAAAACCTACTTCTACTCCCCTGAAAAGGAGATTAATTATCTTTATAGGAAAAATTGGCAAGATCCAAAATATAAGAAAGATGCTTCTCTTGAATATATGATGCAATTTCTTGTCAAAAAAGGATTTCATGATCCTGTCGCTATGTATTTCAGGAATGAATATATGCAAAAGTATGAGGAATGTCCGGATAATATTCTTGATCTTTATCATAGAAGAAACAGCAACGAAGGAATCAATAGCTATCTGAAAGACCATCTTGAAGTTGAAATTCACTTGAATGGCAAAGGTATGAAGAATATTGATCTTCATGTGACAGAGTGTTGTATTGTCATGCTGGCAGTAGCATTTACACGATTGCAGCATGGAATAAAAGAAAATCTTTCTTCAGTTGTATATCTCACATAG
- a CDS encoding DUF2551 domain-containing protein, whose translation MVSLTRKENEDLKTRLTKYLARDETGIRKSVLKLFLNEKPYTTQNVFDLLKAQGFDVNYRGISAMVGLMNTRLGILRIDVKGDHNVYSLKDEYKNSVKATMENY comes from the coding sequence GTGGTTTCACTGACCAGAAAAGAAAATGAAGACCTGAAAACAAGACTTACAAAATATCTGGCAAGGGATGAAACCGGTATCAGAAAGTCAGTTTTGAAATTATTTCTTAATGAGAAACCCTACACTACCCAGAATGTATTTGATCTTCTTAAGGCACAGGGGTTCGACGTCAATTACAGGGGGATTTCAGCAATGGTCGGTCTTATGAATACAAGGCTTGGCATTTTGAGAATTGACGTGAAAGGTGACCATAACGTCTATTCGCTCAAAGATGAGTATAAAAATAGCGTGAAGGCTACGATGGAGAATTATTAG
- a CDS encoding radical SAM protein, with product MEKDNSGSFFNFLPEGCRLCYKGAKMVLFVTGICGKNCFYCPVSNERREKDQIFANERPVNTDEDLIEEAISMDALGTGITGGEPLLRLDRVVHYIKLLKNNFGKSHHIHLYTALAPDKNVLESLRRAGLDEIRFHPPRNMLQNIDRMYKVPIIEAHKMGISTGIEVPAITCDLSGVISLLKEVDGFLNLNELEFSETNLAELKKKGYVPVNDTSCAALGSKEFAETLDFDRLHFCSSRFKDAVQMRERFKRIAKKSARNFDEVTEDGTLVYGVIEGNCMSFLKEAGVQDEMFVEKHGIVDTAWWIAEDLAGELKKNGCKVSVVERYPMKNGMVVEKTPL from the coding sequence ATGGAAAAAGATAATAGCGGTTCTTTTTTCAATTTCCTTCCCGAAGGATGCCGCTTATGTTATAAAGGGGCAAAAATGGTCCTCTTTGTTACAGGAATATGCGGAAAGAATTGCTTTTATTGCCCGGTTTCAAATGAACGGCGCGAGAAGGATCAAATATTTGCAAATGAAAGACCGGTTAATACGGACGAAGACCTGATAGAAGAGGCTATTTCAATGGACGCCCTCGGTACAGGAATCACAGGCGGGGAGCCGCTCTTAAGATTAGACCGGGTGGTTCATTATATTAAGTTACTGAAAAATAATTTTGGGAAATCACATCATATTCATCTTTATACAGCCCTTGCCCCGGATAAAAATGTACTTGAATCGTTAAGAAGAGCAGGTTTAGATGAGATCAGGTTCCATCCTCCCCGGAATATGCTTCAAAATATTGACCGCATGTATAAGGTCCCTATCATTGAAGCACATAAAATGGGTATCTCAACAGGGATCGAAGTCCCGGCAATAACCTGCGACCTTAGCGGAGTAATTTCATTATTAAAGGAAGTTGATGGTTTCCTGAACCTGAATGAGCTTGAATTTTCAGAAACAAACCTGGCTGAACTTAAGAAAAAGGGATATGTGCCTGTTAATGATACTTCCTGTGCAGCACTTGGAAGTAAAGAATTTGCAGAAACCCTTGATTTTGACAGGCTGCATTTCTGTTCTTCAAGATTCAAGGACGCAGTGCAGATGCGGGAAAGATTTAAGCGGATAGCAAAAAAATCCGCACGGAATTTTGATGAGGTTACTGAAGACGGGACTCTTGTCTATGGCGTTATCGAAGGAAATTGCATGTCTTTCTTGAAAGAGGCAGGAGTACAGGATGAAATGTTTGTTGAGAAGCATGGTATTGTTGATACTGCGTGGTGGATAGCAGAGGATCTTGCAGGTGAATTGAAGAAAAACGGATGTAAAGTATCAGTAGTTGAGAGATATCCCATGAAAAACGGAATGGTAGTAGAAAAAACACCGCTTTGA